A stretch of DNA from Paenibacillus sp. FSL W8-0186:
GCGCTTACGGACATAAATTTATAGCTTCTTTTAGCGGCGGAAAGGACAGCACACTCGCCTTGTACAAAGCAATGAAGCTTGGAGAGGCCGTTGGACTTATCGTAATGTTAGAAGAAGAAGGGTACCGCTCCCGGTCTCATGGCCTGCCTCCAGCGTTCTTGCAGGCTCAAGCGGAGTCTATAGGTTTGCCCCTATATACCGCAGCCTCAAGTTGGGCTGATTACGAAGAAAATTTTATGCACCTGCTGGTGAACGCTAAAAATCATGGGGCAGAGGTGTTAGTAACCGGCGATCTGGATATGCCTGCCCACGGGTGCTGGCACGACAAGGTGACAAAAAATGCTGGATTAAAGCTAGGCATGCCTCTATGGGAAATGAATCATCGAGACGTTGTTGAGGAATTCATTCATCTTGGATTCGTTACTATGATCGTTACGGTGAATGCATCCTTAGGTATGAAAGAGGAGGATCTAGGGCGCGTGCTGACTCTAGATTATGTGAAGGAGCTCGAAGCGCGCGGGATCGACCCCTGTGGAGAAGGTGGAGAGTTCCATACGGCCGTCATCGATGGCCCCATATTCAATAAGCCAATCTCCATAAGCAAAGGAAAGATCATTCGCAACGGAGAATATGCTTTCCTGCCACTGGAGCTGGCAACTTAAACTTGGGGTAATTGAACAACTTTTATAATGGCATTTTGATAACCCGATAATCGCTATGTACAGATATCATAACCAAGATTTAGGGCCATCCTCTGCGGATGGCCCTTTATTGAGCTCGCTTTTTATGAATACTGGTTAACCGTTAAGAAGCTTCCCTTAGAAACCGCCTCTGGAATGAATGATTTGTCCCGTAATCCATTGGGCATCTTCACTGGCCAGAAAAGCGATCAGCCGGGCCGCATCCTCCGGAAGACCAATCCGGCCCATCGGAAATTGCGGCAGCAGTGCATTCTTCACATCTTCGGACATCCAACCGGTGTCGGTAGGACCCGGATCGACCGCGTTGACCGTAATGTGAAGCGGTGCCAGCTCTGCGGCGAGGGATTCGGTAAACACGGAGATGGCCCCTTTGGTCGCCGCATAGGCAAGATTACCAGGCATCGGGCCCTTCCCTTGGCCAGATGTGAGATTAATGATTCGGCCGCCAAGTGTACGATTCGAGGAACGAGCGTTGTTCTCGGCCTCGAGCATGCGGGCGAATTCGGCGGATAACATGAAGGTCCCCCTCATGTTTACAGCACAGTGGGCGTCGATAATAGAATCGGTTAATTGGCGAAAATCAGCATCAACGCTATACGTCGCATTATTGACGAGGATCGTGGGAAGACCCATCCTTTTCCAGACCTCCTCCAACAAATGAGACGCGGAACCCGGTACGGCAAGATCCAATTTCATGTGTGCAGCTTGAACACCTAATTGCCGCAGTTCTCCTGCGAAAGAATCGGGCCAATGCTCATCAGCATCATTGGGATAAAAATTTTTGTCGTAGTCATGCAGATGTGTAAAGAACACATTAGCACCTTCATTAGCCAATGCCCGGCAAATCGCAGTCCCAATCCCGCCTGGACGACTCGCCCCCGTGACGATGGCTATTTTATTTTGCAATTTAGTCATTTTCGATATACCTCCCTTTAAGAGGAGACGAGAGCGCCCTAGGAGATGGATTCATCCCGCCGCTAAACAAAAAAGCGGATACCTCAAGTATCCGCGCAACAGGCAGCTCGAACGGTTGCTCGCGTTCCTTGAAATGGTTGAAGATCGGCATGATGAACCGGGGCAATGGCCCTTGCCATTACCAGATTCACGCGATCGGATTCAATCAAACCATTACAAGAATGTCCACATTAGCCAGCGAGTCCCCTTTCACCCATCTCCATATTTTGGATCATAATATAAACTTAAAGTTACATCAAGGATTAATGTAAAATACTGCTCGTTCAGCCTATGTCCCTTATTTAGAAGACCTCTCATGTTGAAGCAGCCATTCTTTCTCCACAGACCACCGCACCACTTATTCATTCCCTTCAGATAAATGATTTCAATCCTTTACTACGTTATCGCAATCGATTTTCTGTACACTGTAGTCGAAAAATCATGCAAATGATCCTTCAAACGTTTAATTCTATGATTTCTATATGAAAATTCATACACATTTACTCAAATTGTAAAAAAAGTAATGATTCAGTATGAATTTTCGAACAGAATCATTTTGGTG
This window harbors:
- a CDS encoding diphthine--ammonia ligase; translation: MAEGSNWKTGAYGHKFIASFSGGKDSTLALYKAMKLGEAVGLIVMLEEEGYRSRSHGLPPAFLQAQAESIGLPLYTAASSWADYEENFMHLLVNAKNHGAEVLVTGDLDMPAHGCWHDKVTKNAGLKLGMPLWEMNHRDVVEEFIHLGFVTMIVTVNASLGMKEEDLGRVLTLDYVKELEARGIDPCGEGGEFHTAVIDGPIFNKPISISKGKIIRNGEYAFLPLELAT
- a CDS encoding SDR family oxidoreductase — protein: MTKLQNKIAIVTGASRPGGIGTAICRALANEGANVFFTHLHDYDKNFYPNDADEHWPDSFAGELRQLGVQAAHMKLDLAVPGSASHLLEEVWKRMGLPTILVNNATYSVDADFRQLTDSIIDAHCAVNMRGTFMLSAEFARMLEAENNARSSNRTLGGRIINLTSGQGKGPMPGNLAYAATKGAISVFTESLAAELAPLHITVNAVDPGPTDTGWMSEDVKNALLPQFPMGRIGLPEDAARLIAFLASEDAQWITGQIIHSRGGF